TCCGCCCCACAGTTCTCCGGTCTATAATAACCGGTAACGGGGTCTGGAACCCACGACACTGCCATCTTCTCTCTACCAATTCTTAAagattcttccttcttcttcataaTGCTGCTAATTCTAGCCGCAACTCCTTCTGCAGACGCC
This region of Cucumis melo cultivar AY chromosome 7, USDA_Cmelo_AY_1.0, whole genome shotgun sequence genomic DNA includes:
- the LOC103494763 gene encoding protein SENESCENCE-ASSOCIATED GENE 21, mitochondrial-like — encoded protein: MPLPSSFSTLSTLSTLFRRGYATASAEGVAARISSIMKKKEESLRIGREKMAVSWVPDPVTGYYRPENCGAEMDAADLRAMLLNPTTK